The following are encoded together in the Brassica napus cultivar Da-Ae chromosome A9, Da-Ae, whole genome shotgun sequence genome:
- the LOC106367301 gene encoding F-box/kelch-repeat protein At3g04660-like yields MKRVKRSTNQDERIVNVSFTNLANDMIIEILMNLPPRSITRLHFASKQLPSIILDKKFIQWYMTRSLTQPRYLISLHRGGYMQMHHFQSLSQDHPYNHNMVSYEMEPNVLYEFTPPVRGLICGRDFTKMIVGNPSTGQFVLLPRVKTRRQDILPVFGYDPVNDVYKVLCMTVVLKRSHMSSNGNAVPWEDIVSEEHQVITLGAKEKWRMIECKYPHRHNSGCKGICKDGFMYYLATCDKKRSLMSFDLSFEEFNVTKLPEDQMLQQYGELVNHAGKITIAHQAYNRNVDLWVLEDASKEVWSKNFVVPPLSIDFFGRFCDLVSMGILGTGEMIFASRSSPSFFFVCFDPKSKKVREIVIHGMGGDSRDNIQIIFDHVESCMVLPKVC; encoded by the coding sequence ATGAAAAGGGTCAAGAGGTCTACGAATCAAGACGAAAGGATTGTAAACGTTTCATTTACGAACCTTGCTAATGACATGATCATAGAGATTCTCATGAATCTGCCGCCGAGATCCATAACCAGGCTCCATTTCGCTTCTAAACAATTGCCATCGATAATCCTCGACAAAAAGTTCATCCAGTGGTACATGACCCGATCTTTAACTCAGCCACGTTATCTTATCTCACTGCACCGTGGCGGATACATGCAGATGCATCACTTTCAATCCTTGTCTCAAGACCATCCGTATAATCATAACATGGTTAGTTATGAAATGGAACCCAATGTACTGTATGAATTTACTCCACCTGTTCGCGGCTTGATCTGCGGTCGGGACTTTACCAAGATGATTGTCGGAAACCCTAGTACGGGTCAGTTCGTATTGTTACCTAGAGTCAAAACGAGGAGGCAAGATATATTGCCTGTTTTTGGATATGATCCAGTTAATGATGTATACAAAGTGTTGTGCATGACGGTGGTACTTAAACGTAGTCACATGTCTAGTAATGGTAATGCTGTGCCGTGGGAGGATATTGTGTCGGAGGAGCATCAAGTGATCACTCTAGGAGCTAAAGAAAAATGGAGAATGATCGAGTGTAAGTATCCACATCGTCATAACTCTGGATGTAAAGGGATATGCAAGGATGGGTTTATGTATTATTTAGCTACTTGCGATAAAAAGCGATCTCTAATGAGCTTTGATCTGAGTTTTGAAGAGTTTAATGTCACTAAGCTACCTGAGGATCAGATGCTTCAACAGTATGGTGAGCTGGTGAATCACGCTGGAAAGATAACCATAGCGCATCAGGCTTATAACCGCAACGTTGACCTATGGGTTCTGGAAGATGCCAGCAAAGAAGTATGGTCAAAAAATTTTGTGGTTCCTCCTCTGTCGATAGATTTTTTTGGAAGGTTTTGTGACCTTGTGTCCATGGGTATACTTGGTACTGGGGAGATGATATTCGCATCGCGCTCATCTCCTTcgttcttttttgtttgttttgatccCAAGTCAAAAAAGGTCAGAGAAATTGTGATTCATGGAATGGGAGGGGACTCTCGTGATAATATCCAAATCATTTTCGATCATGTAGAGAGTTGTATGGTTCTGCCAAAGGTATGTTAA
- the LOC106355508 gene encoding uncharacterized protein LOC106355508 has product MASSSNNFHYHYDANDDSLDQIFQEQFDKELEAAAEEMPAPKNKRIYIDRKREEGHNRLWNDYFSDNPTYPEKLFRRRFRMNKSLFLRIVNRLTAEVPYFRPKKDATFRDGVSPLQQCTAAIRLLAYGGAADGVDEYIRIGETTARECLEHFVVGIVDLFGDEYLRRPTEDDLRRLLFYGERRGFPGMVGSIDCMHWKWKNCPTAWKGMYSRGTDKPTIVLEAVASEDLWIWHAFFGAPGTCNDLNVLDQSPVFNDIIYGRAPELKYNVNGREYNLAYYLTDGIYPEWATFVKSIPQPQHPKHRLQNIKKVCEKMLSVHSESSNLDSR; this is encoded by the coding sequence ATGGCATCTTCTTCCAACAATTTTCACTATCATTATGATGCAAATGATGATAGTTTAGATCAAATTTTTCAAGAGCAATTTGATAAAGAATTAGAAGCTGCTGCAGAGGAAATGCCGGCCCCAAAGAATAAACGTATCTATATCGATAGAAAGCGGGAAGAAGGTCACAATCGGTTATGGAACGATTATTTTAGTGATAATCCGACTTACCCAGAGAAGTTATTTCGTAGACGATTTCGAATGAACAAATCATTGTTCTTGCGTATTGTCAATCGTCTCACTGCAGAAGTTCCATATTTTCGACCAAAAAAGGATGCAACCTTCCGGGATGGTGTATCACCGTTACAACAATGTACTGCAGCTATTCGACTATTAGCATATGGGGGTGCGGCGGATGGTGTTGACGAATATATACGTATTGGCGAAACAACGGCTCGTGAATGTTTGGAACACTTCGTCGTCGGAATAGTTGACTTGTTTGGCGATGAATACCTACGCCGACCCACAGAAGATGATCTGCGAAGGCTACTCTTTTATGGAGAACGACGGGGTTTTCCCGGGATGGTTggcagcatcgactgtatgcactgGAAATGGAAAAATTGcccaaccgcttggaaaggaatgtattcacgaggCACCGATAAACCAACAATTGTTTTGGAGGCGGTGGCTTCAGAAGATCTAtggatatggcacgcatttTTTGGAGCGCCAGGTACTTGTAACGATTTAAATGTACTTGACCAATCACCAGTATTTAATGACATTATTTACGGTCGAGCTCCCGAACTGAAGTACAATGTCAACGGAAGGGAGTATAATTTGGCTTACTACCTGACGGATGGCATTTACCCCGAATGGGCGACATTTGTTAAATCCATCCCACAACCACAACACCCGAAACATCGTTTGCAGAACATCAAGAAGGTGTGCGAAAAGATGTTGAGCGTGCATTCGGAGTCCTCCAATCTAGATTCGCGATAA
- the LOC106364655 gene encoding uncharacterized protein LOC106364655 — protein sequence MSSNGKLTLSGDLNSKKQRGVGADSFPGGSSGISIGDPHSKKCKGDASVSSPGLNKPIGATGDSSGVPTGVSNLKKPNGPIVERAKSVVSSGVRGKAAVSSDVRGKAIVSVNVREVMFFKDVNFGPHEGEVRFRLIHFWEARNVLTKLLFGLEMLLIDEEGTVIQGFIPSARIETYLPHMKAGGIYRLNNFFGSRNKTLYRVAEPSVVITFSSTSALSVLENSPVCFPDDRFRFHGYEEFDAACDLKGDLYDYVGHIKLVNGQVLNDSLVLDESEIASTRRILLHVQTHEGPVMKLYLWDKAAFDFSEKFKASGGTAKVILVTTLNPKRFGGALSLSSMASSRVFMDSDVQATRDYLAWLVSNSDVANRVDADVVTKTETVTIGELFSYMKQAAAKVAWFECIATVADVVHGLSWYYIGCGVCHTKATKGPTTLMCKKCGKSDIVGVPQFLAKISVYDKSDQAFFFLIGDAGHELTGKKASELVESYFEANESVRDDHIVPVPQALSDTIGQTRKFIVKVSNHNLTGKTQSLTVTKVLHSDDPELEGELEEDVIIPAAQKTLDDGGAEDDPSMDSKGEKVKRAAQNDEAGDPKRAKCG from the exons ATGAGTTCGAACGGAAAACTGACGTTGTCCGGTGATCTGAATTCGAAGAAACAAAGAGGCGTTGGGGCTGACTCCTTTCCCGGTGGCTCTTCGGGCATCTCAATCGGCGATCCCCATTCGAAAAAATGCAAAGGCGATGCGTCTGTCTCTTCTCCCGGTCTGAACAAACCCATCGGCGCGACGGGTGACTCTTCCGGCGTCCCCACCGGCGTATCTAATTTGAAGAAACCTAATG GTCCGATAGTTGAAAGGGCGAAGTCAGTTGTATCCTCCGGCGTTAGGGGCAAAGCCGCTGTCTCCTCTGACGTCAGGGGTAAAGCTATTGTCTCCGTCAATGTTAGGGAAGTGATGTTCTTCAAAGATGTGAATTTCGGTCCTCATGAAGGCGAGGTGAGGTTTCGGTTGATCCACTTTTGGGAAGCTCGAAATGTTCTGACGAAGCTTCTTTTCGGTCTCGAGATGCTTCTCATCGACGAAGAG GGCACTGTTATACAGGGCTTCATCCCATCTGCACGGATTGAAACCTACTTGCCACACATGAAAGCGGGTGGCATTTACAGACTCAACAATTTTTTCGGGTCTAGAAATAAGACTCTGTACCGAGTAGCTGAGCCAAGTGTCGTTATCACCTTCTCATCAACATCCGCTCTCTCTGTTCTGGAGAACAGTCCGGTCTGTTTCCCTGATGACCGTTTCCGATTCCATGGATATGAAGAATTCGATGCTGCCTGCGACTTGAAAGGAGATCTCTATG ATTATGTTGGCCACATCAAGCTTGTGAATGGGCAGGTTCTCAATGACAGTCTCGTGCTAGATGAATCTGAGATAGCTTCAACTCGCCGCATTTTGCTTCATGTTCAAACACATGA AGGCCCCGTTATGAAGCTATACCTGTGGGACAAAGCTGCTTTCGACTTCAGTGAAAAATTTAAAGCATCTGGAGGAACTGCAAAAGTTATTTTAGTCACCACGCTAAACCCGAAACGCTTTGGAG GTGCCCTATCTCTATCTTCCATGGCCTCATCACGTGTATTCATGGACAGTGATGTCCAAGCAACCCGAGATTATCTTGCTTG GTTGGTCTCAAACTCGGATGTCGCCAACAGAGTTGATGCAGACGTTGTCACTAAGACTGAGACAGTGACCATAGGCGAGCTCTTTTCTTATATGAAGCAAGCAGCTGCCAAG gttgcttGGTTTGAGTGCATAGCGACCGTTGCTGATGTTGTGCACGGTTTAAGCTGGTATTACATAGGCTGCGGTGTGTGCCACACTAAGGCAACCAAAGGGCCTACCACCCTTATGTGTAAGAAATGTGGGAAGAGTGATATTGTCGGTGTTCCACA GTTTCTGGCCAAGATCTCTGTGTACGATAAGAGTGACCAGgcgtttttttttctcattggtGATGCTGGTCACGAGTTGACTGGAAAGAAAGCTTCTGAATTGGTTGAGAGCTATTTTGAG GCCAATGAGAGTGTAAGAGATGATCACATAGTTCCAGTGCCTCAAGCTCTGTCAGATACCATAGGACAGACTCGCAAGTTCATTGTGAAGGTCTCAAATCATAATTTGACTGGCAAGACCCAATCTTTGACTGTGACAAAGGTTCTCCATTCAGACGATCCAGAACTTGAAGGCGAGCTGGAGGAAGATGTGATTATCCCAGCCGCCCAGAAAACTTTGGATGATGGAGGTGCTGAGGATGATCCTTCCATGGACTCTAAGGGCGAAAAGGTGAAAAGAGCTGCTCAAAATGATGAAGCAGGTGATCCTAAACGAGCCAAATGTGGCTAG
- the LOC106367300 gene encoding nuclear transport factor 2B-like produces MAAQMDPDAVAKAFVEHYYSTFDNNRVGLGGLYQEASMLTFEGQKIQGVQSIVAKLTSLPFQQCKHNISTVDCQPSGPASGMLVFVSGNLQLAGEEHALKFSQMFHLMPTPQGSFYVFNDIFRLNYA; encoded by the exons atGGCGGCGCAGATGGATCCCGATGCAGTGGCCAAGGCCTTCGTCGAGCATTACTACTCGACCTTCGACAATAACCGTGTCGGTCTGGGCGGTCTCTACCAGGAAGCTTCCATGCTCACCTTCGAGGGTCAGAAGATCCAAGGAGTCCAGAGCATCGTCGCCAAGCTCACCTCTCTCCCTTTCCAGCAGTGCAAACACAACATCTCCACTGTCGATTGTCAGCCTTCTGGTCCCGCCTCCGGTATGCTCGTTTTCGTCTCCGGGAACCTCCAGCTCGCCGGCGAAGAGCACGCTCTCAAGTTCAGCcag ATGTTTCACTTGATGCCAACGCCACAAGGAAGCTTTTACGTGTTCAACGATATATTCAGGTTGAACTACGCCTGA
- the BNAA09G27640D gene encoding uncharacterized protein BNAA09G27640D, with amino-acid sequence MSGVSLAVGPRTDRDKTTSSSSEKGRWSEMTAAGGGGGGLMGSLRVIELQLVAFILVFSASGLVPLLDMLFPAFASLYIIALSRLAFPSHRVSSTTPEVFHGSKLFRVYVISGTTIGLFLPLAYVLGGFARGDDQAVRSATPHLFLLSCQILTENVISGLSLFSPPVRALVPLLYTVWRIFVIIDWCKDVWFNKSLPVNATPNVAAWFWFGRYLAVANLVYFGVNLLCFLIPRFLPRAFDRYFRERDEILAKSQEDKPVQVPRERVSDHKSD; translated from the exons ATGTCAGGCGTATCTCTTGCGGTGGGTCCAAGAACCGATAGGGACAAAACAACGTCGTCGTCAAGTGAAAAGGGACGGTGGTCGGAGATGACGGCAGCCGGAGGTGGCGGCGGTGGTTTGATGGGATCACTGAGGGTAATAGAGCTACAGCTAGTCGCGTTCATACTAGTCTTCTCAGCAAGCGGTCTCGTACCGCTACTCGACATGCTGTTTCCAGCGTTTGCGTCTCTCTATATAATAGCCCTCTCGCGTTTGGCTTTCCCTTCTCACAGAGTTTCCTCCACTACACCTGAAGTTTTTCACGGCAGCAAACTCTTCAG GGTTTATGTGATTTCCGGGACGACGATTGGTCTGTTCTTGCCTCTAGCTTATGTGTTAGGTGGTTTCGCAAGAGGAGACGATCAAGCGGTGAGATCAGCAACACCACACTTGTTTCTACTGTCATGTCAAATCCTGACAGAGAATGTAATAAGTGGCCTATCTCTCTTCTCGCCGCCTGTAAGAGCTCTGGTGCCACTGCTCTACACAGTCTGGAGAATCTTTGTCATCATTGATTGGTGTAAAGATGTTTGGTTCAACAAATCTTTACCAGTCAATGCTACACCCAAT GTGGCTGCGTGGTTCTGGTTTGGACGTTATTTAGCAGTAGCGAATTTAGTATACTTTGGAGTGAAtctactctgtttcttgatCCCTAGATTCCTACCTCGTGCTTTTGACCGTTACTTCAGAGAAAGAGATGAGATCCTTGCTAAAAGCCAAGAAGACAAGCCAGTTCAAGTTCCTAGAGAAAGAGTTTCAGACCACAAATCTGATTGA